A section of the Pseudophryne corroboree isolate aPseCor3 chromosome 11, aPseCor3.hap2, whole genome shotgun sequence genome encodes:
- the KCNA4 gene encoding potassium voltage-gated channel subfamily A member 4, which produces MEVAMVSADSSGCSSHLPYGYAQARARERERLAHTRAAQQQQAAEGGGGGCSGGVANQTSGRAPASQGNSSSGGGGGVGSAQRAPRSPQESEQQQQQQQRRKEKQQRCGRYWPLSGCNRWRSRQRTAGHECRGGAGGGGAGGESGGTFPSELAPCGSEETMLREEDEEEEEDGEPQQYRSSSSGGGEEGGYHPAYSEYECCERVVINVSGLRFETQLKTLSQFPETLLGDAAKRMRYFDPLRNEYFFDRNRPSFDAILYYYQSGGRLKRPVNVPGDIFSEEVRFYELGEEALLKYREDEGFVKEEEKLLPDNEFKRQVWLLFEYPESSGPARGIAIVSVLVILISIVIFCLETLPEFRDDKDSLLPPLGSGEEALGGSYNGTLGPPESSHTAFNDPFFIVETVCIVWFSFEFAVRLFACPSKPGFFRNIMNIIDIVSILPYFITLGTELGHQQPPPQQQPHPPTQGTGQQQQAMSFAILRIIRLVRVFRIFKLSRHSKGLQILGHTLRASMRELGLLIFFLFIGVILFSSAVYFAEADEPTTHFHSIPDAFWWAVVTMTTVGYGDMKPITVGGKIVGSLCAIAGVLTIALPVPVIVSNFNYFYHRETDNDEQTQVAPNGSSCPYLPTNLLKKLKSSASSSLQDKSEYLEMEEGLKESLCVRDKSDQSTGNGNETIKYNCVNLKTLETDV; this is translated from the coding sequence ATGGAGGTTGCCATGGTGAGCGCAGACAGCTCCGGCTGCAGCAGCCACCTGCCCTACGGGTACGCGCAAGCGCGCGCCCGGGAGCGGGAGCGCCTGGCCCACACGCGCGCGGCACAGCAGCAACAGGCGGCTGAAGGCGGGGGCGGAGGCTGCTCGGGGGGCGTGGCCAACCAAACTTCGGGACGCGCCCCCGCCTCCCAAgggaacagcagcagcggcggcggaggtGGAGTCGGGAGCGCGCAGCGCGCCCCCCGGTCCCCACAGGAGtcggaacagcagcagcagcagcagcaacggaGAAAGGAGAAGCAGCAGCGCTGCGGCAGGTACTGGCCTCTCAGCGGCTGCAACAGGTGGAGGAGCCGGCAGCGCACAGCGGGCCACGAATGCCGCggaggcgccggcggaggaggagcaggaggagaaAGCGGAGGCACCTTCCCCTCGGAGCTGGCTCCCTGCGGCTCTGAGGAGACGATGCTGCGGGAGGaagacgaggaggaggaggaggacggggaGCCGCAGCAGTACcggagcagcagcagtggcggcggAGAGGAGGGCGGCTACCACCCGGCATACAGCGAGTACGAGTGCTGCGAGCGGGTGGTCATCAACGTGTCCGGCCTCCGCTTCGAGACTCAGCTGAAGACGCTGTCGCAGTTCCCGGAGACGCTGCTGGGGGACGCGGCGAAGAGGATGCGATACTTCGACCCGCTCCGCAACGAGTACTTCTTCGACCGCAACCGGCCCAGCTTCGACGCCATCCTGTACTACTACCAGTCCGGGGGCCGCCTAAAGCGGCCGGTCAACGTGCCCGGGGACATCTTCTCCGAGGAGGTGCGCTTCTACGAGCTGGGCGAGGAGGCGCTGCTCAAGTACCGGGAGGACGAGGGCTTCGTcaaggaggaggagaagctgcTGCCGGACAACGAGTTCAAGCGGCAGGTGTGGCTGCTCTTTGAGTACCCGGAGAGCTCCGGGCCGGCCCGGGGTATCGCCATCGTCTCTGTGCTGGTCATCCTCATCTCCATCGTCATCTTCTGCCTGGAGACCCTGCCCGAGTTCCGAGACGACAAGGACAGCCTGCTGCCCCCGCTGGGCTCGGGGGAGGAGGCCCTGGGTGGGAGTTACAATGGGACCCTGGGGCCACCAGAGAGTAGCCACACCGCCTTCAATGACCCCTTCTTCATTGTGGAGACGGTCTGCATCGTCTGGTTCTCCTTTGAGTTCGCAGTGCGGCTCTTTGCCTGCCCCAGCAAGCCTGGCTTCTTCAGGAACATCATGAACATCATAGACATTGTCTCCATCCTGCCTTACTTCATCACCCTGGGCACTGAGCTGGGGCACCAGCAGCCGCCACCCCAGCAGCAGCCGCACCCACCAACGCAGGGTACTGGACAACAGCAGCAGGCCATGTCCTTCGCCATCTTGAGGATAATCCGCCTGGTAAGGGTCTTCCGCATCTTCAAACTGTCCAGACACTCCAAGGGGCTGCAGATACTGGGGCACACCCTGAGGGCCAGCATGCGAGAATTGGGCTTGCTCATCTTCTTCCTCTTTATCGGGGTCATCCTCTTCTCCAGTGCGGTCTACTTTGCTGAGGCAGACGAGCCCACCACCCACTTCCACAGCATCCCCGACGCCTTCTGGTGGGCCGTGGTGACTATGACCACCGTAGGGTATGGAGACATGAAACCCATCACGGTTGGGGGCAAGATTGTCGGTTCCCTGTGCGCCATAGCCGGGGTGTTGACGATCGCCCTGCCCGTGCCGGTCATTGTCTCGAACTTCAACTATTTCTACCATCGGGAAACCGATAACGATGAACAGACACAGGTGGCCCCCAATGGGTCTAGCTGCCCGTACTTGCCCACCAACCTGCTAAAGAAGCTAAAGAGCTCAGCATCCTCCTCTCTGCAGGACAAGTCAGAGTATCTAGAAATGGAGGAAGGGCTTAAGGAGTCCCTCTGTGTCAGGGACAAGTCCGACCAGAGCACGGGGAACGGGAATGAGACCATTAAGTATAACTGTGTGAATTTAAAGACTCTGGAGACAGATGTGTGA